One Oncorhynchus kisutch isolate 150728-3 linkage group LG13, Okis_V2, whole genome shotgun sequence DNA window includes the following coding sequences:
- the LOC109901580 gene encoding disabled homolog 1-like isoform X1: protein MSTEAELQPAVRPSVRRDSRRKGQDRSEAGLIRLFKGDGVRYKAKLIGLDEVTAARGDKLCQDSMMKLKGIAAAGRSKGDHKQKVFLTVSFGGIKIFDEKSGVLQHHHAVHEISYIAKDITDHRAFGYVCGKEGNHRFVAIKTAQSAEPVILDLRDLFQLIYQIKQREEMEKKAQKDKQCEQAVYQTILEEDLEDPVYQYIVFEAGHEPIGDQSEESIYQVPTSQQKEGVYDVPKRHPNINQLELFGDISTLPDIYSPSTPASPANTLDPSLGLQPLTELFNPFNPASVPSGYVAMGAVPTGQVWSQQAFSAQAGPLFGVQSPLGQSLPVAQVLPGGQPLIWGQANLFPATQQQWAAMTGAGFPATAYLPAQPGSLPAMFLPVNQPCDSLSSASAASNPAPSSASSPQHAERQRQKMSKEMFKDFQLAKPPAMPAKMGDQHPCLAGTSEAFSSYFSRVGTVTDTDYCDDFDISQLNLTPVTSTTPSTNSPPTPAPRQSSPSKSAASHVSDHIDHISDPPTDATDPSTDDSFGEVEGSPSRSGEEDAACGSGSPCPSETAVSSPAQTSPPANS from the exons ggcaGGATCGGAGCGAGGCCgggttgatcaggctgtttaagGGGGATGGCGTTCGCTACAAGGCTAAACTTATCGGTCTGGATGAGGTCACCGCTGCACGCGGAGACAAACTCTGTCAGGACTCCATGATGAAGCTCaag GGTATAGCAGCGGCAGGGCGGTCGAAAGGAGACCACAAACAGAAGGTGTTTCTAACTGTCTCCTTTGGAGGGATCAAGATCTTCGATGAGAAGTCTGGG gtcctCCAGCACCACCATGCTGTCCATGAGATCTCGTACATCGCTAAAGACATCACGGACCACCGAGCCTTTGGCTACGTCTGTGGGAAGGAGGGAAACCACCGCTTTGTAGCTATCAAGACCGCTCAGTCA gcAGAGCCAGTGATCCTGGACCTTCGGGACCTGTTCCAGCTCATCTATCAGatcaaacagagagaggagatggagaagaaAGCCCAGAAGGACAAACAGTGTGAACAGGCTGtgtaccag ACTATTCTGGAGGAAGATTTGGAGGATCCTGTCTACCAG TACATTGTGTTTGAGGCGGGACACGAGCCCATCGGCGACCAATCAGAAGAGAGCATTTATCAG GTTCCGACCAGCCAACAGAAGGAGGGGGTATATGACGTCCCCAAGAGACACCCA AATATCAACCAATTAGAGCTTTTCGGAGACATCTCCACACTCCCGGACATCTACTCCCCCTCC ACCCCTGCCTCTCCAGCCAACACCCTGGACCCGTCTCTGGGCCTGCAGCCCCTCACAGAACTCTTCAACCCCTTCAACCCCGCCTCTGTACCCTCAG GTTATGTGGCGATGGGAGCGGTACCTACAGGTCAGGTGTGGTCGCAGCAGGCTTTTTCTGCCCAGGCAGGTCCTCTGTTTGGGGTCCAGTCCCCCCTGGGTCAGTCCCTCCCTGTAGCCCAGGTCCTGCCTGGAGGCCAGCCTCTCATCTGGGGCCAGGCCAACCTCTTCCCTGCTACACAGCAGCAGTGGGCCGCTATGACGGGAGCag GGTTCCCTGCTACAGCCTACCTCCCAGCCCAGCCAGGATCTCTGCCTGCCATGTTCCTCCCTGTCAATCAACCCTGTGACAGCCTATCATCTGCCAGCGCTGCCTCTAACCCCGCCCCCTCATCAGCCTCAAGTCCACAGCATGCAGAGAGGCAGCGGCAGAAGATGAGCAAG GAGATGTTTAAGGACTTCCAGCTAGCGAAGCCCCCTGCCATGCCTGCTAAGATGGGGGACCAGCACCCCTGTCTAGCTGGGACCTCGGAGGCCTTCAGCTCCTATTTCAGCCGTGTGGGGACCGTCACCGATACAGATTACTGTGACGACTTTGACATCTCTCAGCTCAACCTCACTCCTGTCACCTCCACCACTCCCTCCACTAACTCAC ctccgACCCCGGCCCCCAGACAGAGTTCTCCATCTAAATCGGCGGCGTCTCACGTTAGTGACCACATTGACCACATCAGTGACCCCCCCACAGACGCCACCGACCCCTCCACAGATGACTCGTTCGGGGAGGTCGAGGGCAGCCCCAGTcgaagtggagaggaggatgcg
- the LOC109901580 gene encoding disabled homolog 1-like isoform X2 produces the protein MSTEAELQPAVRPSVRRDSRRKGQDRSEAGLIRLFKGDGVRYKAKLIGLDEVTAARGDKLCQDSMMKLKGIAAAGRSKGDHKQKVFLTVSFGGIKIFDEKSGVLQHHHAVHEISYIAKDITDHRAFGYVCGKEGNHRFVAIKTAQSAEPVILDLRDLFQLIYQIKQREEMEKKAQKDKQCEQAVYQTILEEDLEDPVYQYIVFEAGHEPIGDQSEESIYQVPTSQQKEGVYDVPKRHPNINQLELFGDISTLPDIYSPSTPASPANTLDPSLGLQPLTELFNPFNPASVPSGYVAMGAVPTGQVWSQQAFSAQAGPLFGVQSPLGQSLPVAQVLPGGQPLIWGQANLFPATQQQWAAMTGAGFPATAYLPAQPGSLPAMFLPVNQPCDSLSSASAASNPAPSSASSPQHAERQRQKMSKEMFKDFQLAKPPAMPAKMGDQHPCLAGTSEAFSSYFSRVGTVTDTDYCDDFDISQLNLTPVTSTTPSTNSPPTPAPRQSSPSKSAASHVSDHIDHISDPPTDATDPSTDDSFGEVEGSPSRSGEEDAGKDLCLQGKDPLYAQINKGRK, from the exons ggcaGGATCGGAGCGAGGCCgggttgatcaggctgtttaagGGGGATGGCGTTCGCTACAAGGCTAAACTTATCGGTCTGGATGAGGTCACCGCTGCACGCGGAGACAAACTCTGTCAGGACTCCATGATGAAGCTCaag GGTATAGCAGCGGCAGGGCGGTCGAAAGGAGACCACAAACAGAAGGTGTTTCTAACTGTCTCCTTTGGAGGGATCAAGATCTTCGATGAGAAGTCTGGG gtcctCCAGCACCACCATGCTGTCCATGAGATCTCGTACATCGCTAAAGACATCACGGACCACCGAGCCTTTGGCTACGTCTGTGGGAAGGAGGGAAACCACCGCTTTGTAGCTATCAAGACCGCTCAGTCA gcAGAGCCAGTGATCCTGGACCTTCGGGACCTGTTCCAGCTCATCTATCAGatcaaacagagagaggagatggagaagaaAGCCCAGAAGGACAAACAGTGTGAACAGGCTGtgtaccag ACTATTCTGGAGGAAGATTTGGAGGATCCTGTCTACCAG TACATTGTGTTTGAGGCGGGACACGAGCCCATCGGCGACCAATCAGAAGAGAGCATTTATCAG GTTCCGACCAGCCAACAGAAGGAGGGGGTATATGACGTCCCCAAGAGACACCCA AATATCAACCAATTAGAGCTTTTCGGAGACATCTCCACACTCCCGGACATCTACTCCCCCTCC ACCCCTGCCTCTCCAGCCAACACCCTGGACCCGTCTCTGGGCCTGCAGCCCCTCACAGAACTCTTCAACCCCTTCAACCCCGCCTCTGTACCCTCAG GTTATGTGGCGATGGGAGCGGTACCTACAGGTCAGGTGTGGTCGCAGCAGGCTTTTTCTGCCCAGGCAGGTCCTCTGTTTGGGGTCCAGTCCCCCCTGGGTCAGTCCCTCCCTGTAGCCCAGGTCCTGCCTGGAGGCCAGCCTCTCATCTGGGGCCAGGCCAACCTCTTCCCTGCTACACAGCAGCAGTGGGCCGCTATGACGGGAGCag GGTTCCCTGCTACAGCCTACCTCCCAGCCCAGCCAGGATCTCTGCCTGCCATGTTCCTCCCTGTCAATCAACCCTGTGACAGCCTATCATCTGCCAGCGCTGCCTCTAACCCCGCCCCCTCATCAGCCTCAAGTCCACAGCATGCAGAGAGGCAGCGGCAGAAGATGAGCAAG GAGATGTTTAAGGACTTCCAGCTAGCGAAGCCCCCTGCCATGCCTGCTAAGATGGGGGACCAGCACCCCTGTCTAGCTGGGACCTCGGAGGCCTTCAGCTCCTATTTCAGCCGTGTGGGGACCGTCACCGATACAGATTACTGTGACGACTTTGACATCTCTCAGCTCAACCTCACTCCTGTCACCTCCACCACTCCCTCCACTAACTCAC ctccgACCCCGGCCCCCAGACAGAGTTCTCCATCTAAATCGGCGGCGTCTCACGTTAGTGACCACATTGACCACATCAGTGACCCCCCCACAGACGCCACCGACCCCTCCACAGATGACTCGTTCGGGGAGGTCGAGGGCAGCCCCAGTcgaagtggagaggaggatgcg
- the LOC109901580 gene encoding disabled homolog 1-like isoform X3, translating to MSTEAELQPAVRPSVRRDSRRKGQDRSEAGLIRLFKGDGVRYKAKLIGLDEVTAARGDKLCQDSMMKLKGIAAAGRSKGDHKQKVFLTVSFGGIKIFDEKSGVLQHHHAVHEISYIAKDITDHRAFGYVCGKEGNHRFVAIKTAQSAEPVILDLRDLFQLIYQIKQREEMEKKAQKDKQCEQAVYQVPTSQQKEGVYDVPKRHPNINQLELFGDISTLPDIYSPSTPASPANTLDPSLGLQPLTELFNPFNPASVPSGYVAMGAVPTGQVWSQQAFSAQAGPLFGVQSPLGQSLPVAQVLPGGQPLIWGQANLFPATQQQWAAMTGAGFPATAYLPAQPGSLPAMFLPVNQPCDSLSSASAASNPAPSSASSPQHAERQRQKMSKEMFKDFQLAKPPAMPAKMGDQHPCLAGTSEAFSSYFSRVGTVTDTDYCDDFDISQLNLTPVTSTTPSTNSPPTPAPRQSSPSKSAASHVSDHIDHISDPPTDATDPSTDDSFGEVEGSPSRSGEEDAACGSGSPCPSETAVSSPAQTSPPANS from the exons ggcaGGATCGGAGCGAGGCCgggttgatcaggctgtttaagGGGGATGGCGTTCGCTACAAGGCTAAACTTATCGGTCTGGATGAGGTCACCGCTGCACGCGGAGACAAACTCTGTCAGGACTCCATGATGAAGCTCaag GGTATAGCAGCGGCAGGGCGGTCGAAAGGAGACCACAAACAGAAGGTGTTTCTAACTGTCTCCTTTGGAGGGATCAAGATCTTCGATGAGAAGTCTGGG gtcctCCAGCACCACCATGCTGTCCATGAGATCTCGTACATCGCTAAAGACATCACGGACCACCGAGCCTTTGGCTACGTCTGTGGGAAGGAGGGAAACCACCGCTTTGTAGCTATCAAGACCGCTCAGTCA gcAGAGCCAGTGATCCTGGACCTTCGGGACCTGTTCCAGCTCATCTATCAGatcaaacagagagaggagatggagaagaaAGCCCAGAAGGACAAACAGTGTGAACAGGCTGtgtaccag GTTCCGACCAGCCAACAGAAGGAGGGGGTATATGACGTCCCCAAGAGACACCCA AATATCAACCAATTAGAGCTTTTCGGAGACATCTCCACACTCCCGGACATCTACTCCCCCTCC ACCCCTGCCTCTCCAGCCAACACCCTGGACCCGTCTCTGGGCCTGCAGCCCCTCACAGAACTCTTCAACCCCTTCAACCCCGCCTCTGTACCCTCAG GTTATGTGGCGATGGGAGCGGTACCTACAGGTCAGGTGTGGTCGCAGCAGGCTTTTTCTGCCCAGGCAGGTCCTCTGTTTGGGGTCCAGTCCCCCCTGGGTCAGTCCCTCCCTGTAGCCCAGGTCCTGCCTGGAGGCCAGCCTCTCATCTGGGGCCAGGCCAACCTCTTCCCTGCTACACAGCAGCAGTGGGCCGCTATGACGGGAGCag GGTTCCCTGCTACAGCCTACCTCCCAGCCCAGCCAGGATCTCTGCCTGCCATGTTCCTCCCTGTCAATCAACCCTGTGACAGCCTATCATCTGCCAGCGCTGCCTCTAACCCCGCCCCCTCATCAGCCTCAAGTCCACAGCATGCAGAGAGGCAGCGGCAGAAGATGAGCAAG GAGATGTTTAAGGACTTCCAGCTAGCGAAGCCCCCTGCCATGCCTGCTAAGATGGGGGACCAGCACCCCTGTCTAGCTGGGACCTCGGAGGCCTTCAGCTCCTATTTCAGCCGTGTGGGGACCGTCACCGATACAGATTACTGTGACGACTTTGACATCTCTCAGCTCAACCTCACTCCTGTCACCTCCACCACTCCCTCCACTAACTCAC ctccgACCCCGGCCCCCAGACAGAGTTCTCCATCTAAATCGGCGGCGTCTCACGTTAGTGACCACATTGACCACATCAGTGACCCCCCCACAGACGCCACCGACCCCTCCACAGATGACTCGTTCGGGGAGGTCGAGGGCAGCCCCAGTcgaagtggagaggaggatgcg
- the LOC109901580 gene encoding disabled homolog 1-like isoform X4 codes for MSTEAELQPAVRPSVRRDSRRKGQDRSEAGLIRLFKGDGVRYKAKLIGLDEVTAARGDKLCQDSMMKLKGIAAAGRSKGDHKQKVFLTVSFGGIKIFDEKSGVLQHHHAVHEISYIAKDITDHRAFGYVCGKEGNHRFVAIKTAQSAEPVILDLRDLFQLIYQIKQREEMEKKAQKDKQCEQAVYQTILEEDLEDPVYQNINQLELFGDISTLPDIYSPSTPASPANTLDPSLGLQPLTELFNPFNPASVPSGYVAMGAVPTGQVWSQQAFSAQAGPLFGVQSPLGQSLPVAQVLPGGQPLIWGQANLFPATQQQWAAMTGAGFPATAYLPAQPGSLPAMFLPVNQPCDSLSSASAASNPAPSSASSPQHAERQRQKMSKEMFKDFQLAKPPAMPAKMGDQHPCLAGTSEAFSSYFSRVGTVTDTDYCDDFDISQLNLTPVTSTTPSTNSPPTPAPRQSSPSKSAASHVSDHIDHISDPPTDATDPSTDDSFGEVEGSPSRSGEEDAACGSGSPCPSETAVSSPAQTSPPANS; via the exons ggcaGGATCGGAGCGAGGCCgggttgatcaggctgtttaagGGGGATGGCGTTCGCTACAAGGCTAAACTTATCGGTCTGGATGAGGTCACCGCTGCACGCGGAGACAAACTCTGTCAGGACTCCATGATGAAGCTCaag GGTATAGCAGCGGCAGGGCGGTCGAAAGGAGACCACAAACAGAAGGTGTTTCTAACTGTCTCCTTTGGAGGGATCAAGATCTTCGATGAGAAGTCTGGG gtcctCCAGCACCACCATGCTGTCCATGAGATCTCGTACATCGCTAAAGACATCACGGACCACCGAGCCTTTGGCTACGTCTGTGGGAAGGAGGGAAACCACCGCTTTGTAGCTATCAAGACCGCTCAGTCA gcAGAGCCAGTGATCCTGGACCTTCGGGACCTGTTCCAGCTCATCTATCAGatcaaacagagagaggagatggagaagaaAGCCCAGAAGGACAAACAGTGTGAACAGGCTGtgtaccag ACTATTCTGGAGGAAGATTTGGAGGATCCTGTCTACCAG AATATCAACCAATTAGAGCTTTTCGGAGACATCTCCACACTCCCGGACATCTACTCCCCCTCC ACCCCTGCCTCTCCAGCCAACACCCTGGACCCGTCTCTGGGCCTGCAGCCCCTCACAGAACTCTTCAACCCCTTCAACCCCGCCTCTGTACCCTCAG GTTATGTGGCGATGGGAGCGGTACCTACAGGTCAGGTGTGGTCGCAGCAGGCTTTTTCTGCCCAGGCAGGTCCTCTGTTTGGGGTCCAGTCCCCCCTGGGTCAGTCCCTCCCTGTAGCCCAGGTCCTGCCTGGAGGCCAGCCTCTCATCTGGGGCCAGGCCAACCTCTTCCCTGCTACACAGCAGCAGTGGGCCGCTATGACGGGAGCag GGTTCCCTGCTACAGCCTACCTCCCAGCCCAGCCAGGATCTCTGCCTGCCATGTTCCTCCCTGTCAATCAACCCTGTGACAGCCTATCATCTGCCAGCGCTGCCTCTAACCCCGCCCCCTCATCAGCCTCAAGTCCACAGCATGCAGAGAGGCAGCGGCAGAAGATGAGCAAG GAGATGTTTAAGGACTTCCAGCTAGCGAAGCCCCCTGCCATGCCTGCTAAGATGGGGGACCAGCACCCCTGTCTAGCTGGGACCTCGGAGGCCTTCAGCTCCTATTTCAGCCGTGTGGGGACCGTCACCGATACAGATTACTGTGACGACTTTGACATCTCTCAGCTCAACCTCACTCCTGTCACCTCCACCACTCCCTCCACTAACTCAC ctccgACCCCGGCCCCCAGACAGAGTTCTCCATCTAAATCGGCGGCGTCTCACGTTAGTGACCACATTGACCACATCAGTGACCCCCCCACAGACGCCACCGACCCCTCCACAGATGACTCGTTCGGGGAGGTCGAGGGCAGCCCCAGTcgaagtggagaggaggatgcg